The Parus major isolate Abel chromosome 8, Parus_major1.1, whole genome shotgun sequence nucleotide sequence GGTCCTCCAGAATATCTTCTGCATAAACGCTATAcagtttgaatttttatttaaggcCTCCATATACACACTCTCTTGTgcctctggcacagcccctTGTCCCCCAAAAACAAAGGTATGGTGATTGAAGCGAGGACTATTAGCTGATTGTTaatcttcttgcttttttcccctccacccTTCCTAGGATGCAGGGGCTTTAATCCAGGATGAATGAATGCTACTATGACAAGCGCATGGACTTCTTTTATAACAGGACAAAGACGGACACAGCGGATGAGTGGACAGGACCACAGCTCATTGGTGTTCTGTGCTTTGGGACGTTCTTCTGcctcttcattttcatttcaaattcaTTGGTCATAGCAGCTGTGGTGAAGAACAAGAggtttcattttcccttttactATCTTCTGGCCAACTTAGCAGCTGCAGACTTTTTTGCTGGAATCGCCTATGTCTTCTTGATGTTCAACACGGGCCCGGTGTCTAAGACACTGACAGTTAACCGCTGGTTTCTGCGTCAGGGTCTCCTGGACACCAGCCTGACAGCGTCCCTGGTGAACCTGCTCGTCATCGCTGTGGAGCGCCACATGTCCATCATGCGGATGAAGATCCACAGTAATCTCACCAAGAAGAGAGTCACCTTCTTAATTACATCAATTTGGGCCATTGCTATTTTCATGGGTGCTGTTCCGACGTTGGGTTGGAACTGTCTCTGTGACATTACTGTCTGCTCATCCCTGGCACCCATTTACAGCAGAAGTTACCTGGTGTTCTGGAGCGTCTTAAACCTGGTTGTCTTCTTTATTATGGTGGTGGTTTACATAAGAATCTACATGTACGTCCAGAGGAAAACCAACGTCTTGTCGTCACACACTAGTGGGTCCATTAGCCGGAGGAGAACCCCTGTGAAGCTTATGAAGACTGTCATGACTGTCTTGGGTAAGAGGCTACAAACCATGGTGGGCGAGGCTAGCAGTGCCAGTGAATTGGtttgtgttggtttggtttaattttcatttgaaacaaaccaacaaaaaactccacaaaaatTGCTCAGCCCTcctaacacaaaaaaaacctcactgaaCTTGTAAGTGCTGGAGGCATGtggatttctgtgtgctttagACAGTGAAATAGCTGTTGCACTATGCAGAAACATGAGATAGAGGACTGGTcaacacacagaagaaaagtatAGCTGCCTTGTTACAAAGCAAAAACTGTGAAGGTAAAGGGTTTTAagggttttggctttttttttttttaagcagaaagatACAAAACCACTTTGGAGAAAGGTTTGTGAAGGTTTATAATTACCCATtagaacattttcaaaataattttttttaatatttgcacCAGGCCATGAGCACTAATGTTGATTGTTGATCGTTTTCTTTGCATGTCTTCCTCTTGGCTGTTTCCTGGACATAGAAACTTCTTCCCCCTGGAAATGCACCTTCCCTAGGGAAAGGAGAGAATGGCTTGTGGGTCTGCGATTATGATAGGGGTTTGATTTTCAAGGGAAGGGTTCACCTTCATTCTGTGGATATTGAATGGTGCAAAATACTTTTAGATAATGATGGTACAGTCTAGCCTTAGATCTCTAAATCATAACATGAGATTTGCCCTGGCTTCTACCTTAAAGTCGCTGTTGATACTTAAGCAGCTTGGATCACTTTATCAGGGAATTGTGATGTAGTGCACATTAAATTGGAGATGAACTGAGCAGGTGACTGATCCTTGGAACAAATACTAGCTGTAGCAGTCAATTTTCCACAGAATTACTTGAATCTGAACAAGATGCACCCTGGAAACCAGATATAATGTGAGCAGGGCTCCAGGTGGAACTGGGGGTACACTGAGACATTTTGGAGTTGGGCTCAGGTGGTGGTGGAGGACTCTAAACCTACAAATACGGCTTTACTGCTCTAACAGCTGTTCAAAGGTTGGATGAGCCAATGTAGCAAAGCTGGAGCTTCTGAGAAAGCTGGTGGTCATGTATACCTGGGCCACAGTTGTGTCATACTGCAGCGTGGTAGTATTAAAGAGCTCTGGgagaaaagtgtaatttttcaTGGAGGTAGGACTTAAAAGGGTAGGAAGTTCAAGTTGAGGACACTTTCTTCCCCTTGCAGTTTTTGTATGCTGTTTGCACAGTCTggtatctgatttttttatttttttcctgaaataatagTGCTGAGCTACATAACACCTTTGTCCGCCAAATGATGTCTTAAAGAGCTTCAGAAGCTGAATTCCATTAAACTTCACAGTGCCTGACCTTGTGAAAGAAAGTAGACTGATAGTTCAAGCATGTACAAGGCTCTCACTTTTACTTCTGTGCCTTCTGGAGTTGACATGTCCACTGCCAGAGCCTTTTCTTTGTATATCCTTGCCCAGCTGTTCTTTTGAGAGTCAGTTTGGTGGTTGTTCCTGCCCCCTGCCCTTGACTTGCAAGAACAAGGTTGATCTTTTGCCCCGCCTAAGCTCTTGTGCAGTGAAACCTAAACCATACACCTGGAAGGACAAAATCCCTGCAGGTCAGCTCTGAATTGCTCCAGATATGATCCTATCCTAATGCATAGGGATGAGTAGCCTGTAGTTAAGTGCTGCAttggaaagagacagaaaacagcacttTTAAAAAGTGGTTCTCAGAGCATTTCTATTGAAGGCAGAACTGCACCCTGCAGCCAGTGTGGGACTTGGAGGGACAGGGATGCCATTTGCTCATCCCTTATGGTCCTTTAGCCTGTGGCAAGCCTTCAGTGTTCTCtgtgacagtgctgctgtgtggaaATAAACCccatttaaaatctcatttcgaacttgattatttcttttactaGGGAGTGAGGCCTTTGGACTATGGGTTGCTTTGATGTTCAGCATCAGCTTCCTCTTACTCACAGCATAAGGCTTTCCAGCCATGAAATTGAGCTATAATTGAGGCAGAACATTTAATGTTATTGTGTGCTGGGCCAGGAAAATTTAACTTAGCCTGAGTGCTACTTTAGAGATCATAATTTTGTATATTTGCTTGTCAGTCAGAAACAAAACCGAAAGAGAGCCTGCTTCCAAAGAAGTTAAATTAAGTGCTGGTTTTGCTGGGTGTACAGTCTACTTCAAGCTCATGGGTGAAAGGAAATGTATCTTGGCATATAAGTTATAACTTCATATCAGTTATCCAGATTTTGACTGAGGGCTTTTTATTaccatttattttcaagaatgcagacttatttttttaaacagtttgaAATGTGCTCTCCTGCCCAAGTCATTCAAGCACTGTGtgcaaaatatattaaaaaccaAATAGCTTGTTTTCTGGACTTTATCACAGGAGTCACCAAGTGACCAAAGTGATTGCTCCAAAATTCTGCTTATAACCACTGATGCAAGAGCCTGGAGCTATATGCTGCTCGTGGGTTTTGCCcaaagcagttatttttaattttttttccaaaacatctgaaaatgcttttggagTACATGCCTgatataaatttaattaaaagccCATTCCAAGATGCTGTGCTGGATAAAGCATAATAAACCCCAACATTTTTGTTCATGTGCTCTGCTGGTTTCATGGGAGATTCAGGACAAAATccttctcctgtgctgctgtgtggaaGGAGGATGTGTGTGGCTGGGTACTGCTGGCatgctgctcctcccagcttcctctgctccctccttgggaaggctgggctgtggctggcTGCCCTTCCAGCAAAACATCCCTGTCCTCTCTGGGTGTTCTCCTGTGGCCCTGCAGGATTTGAGAGTTGGGGGAATTGAGATTTTAGTGTCATTTCATGGATTCCTGATGACAACAGCTTCAGGTGGCTTTTTGCACCTTCACTTAGGCTCAGAGGGTCCCTGCCAGAGGCTGGGAGTCAGGTCCCTGTCATCTGCATATTCCTGCCATAACTCCCAAAATAACTCATCATGGCATGGGAGTGAGGCTTTCCCTTTGACATGCTGAACCACAGGGAGTTACCTAGTTGAATCTGGAAGATGTGAAACCAAGAAAAATGGGCTAAAATCCTCTTGGGCTGATCTTGTGGCATAATCCCAGCTCAGTTTGTGACTGTAGCTTTGAAGAAGAGTGGCTGCAGGTGCGTGGGTGTGTGATTTTCAGGTGGTTGTGTATGTGGTAGCTCCTCTGAACCTGGCAGCAAGATTCCTGCTGAAATAACAGCTTTGGGGTGGACGATTTTCAGTTTCAGTGAATTTATAGTTTAATTGGTAACTTGCTGTTTTAACTTGGTTGCACATGTGGCATTGGCAGCTGGAACCTCCtgcactctttttttcttgatgttGGCATGCTCAGGGACAGCCTTGGTGTGCAGGAGTTTATGAAATGATGCTGTTGAAGCATCAGTAGTGTTTCCAGatccacagaaattaatttttaaacagaaatgatGTAATCTACAAGAAATATCATGGTTAAAGCTAATGGAAAATCCTCAAAGTAACCTTGAGGCATTGTGACACCTGATCTCCCATAATCTGGTGGAAAGACTCCGAGTTGTTCTATGTGGCAGCCAGGCTGTATTTCATGTCACTTTTGTGAATTTTAAAGAGTCCCAGAAGTTATTTTTGGAGTATGGCATTTTGTCAGGGAGGGGAAGCTCCTATGGGATAAATATTCTGCAAACAAGAAAACTGCCGAAGGGCTGAGACTAAGGTATATTTTTATGCTTAACCATGGTTCCCTCTGAAACTCAGTGGTAAAAATAACAGAATCTGAGCAAGGCTGTGAGTCTGAGACGTGCCTCACTTTCATCTCTGTGGTGCTAAGagcaaaatgtgtttttgatGGAGTcaaagcagcagccctgagaaAGCATTATCCTGTAATTTGGGCACTGTCACTGCATTGCCCCGTCCTTGTTTTCAGTTGTGGGAAATGTGTGGAGACATCCCTTTGGGTCTTTTATCTTCCCTTACTTTTGCAGCTGAAAccttttagggtttttttgtataGATAGACAGGGCTACATCCTGCAAGCTCATGGACTACTCCTGCCTGCAATCTTTGGTTCTGTTTGATTGACAGATTTCAGTGTCTTTTGCTAATGTGCCTTTAGGGGTGTCTCTTTCCTGCTGACTTCCATAAAAGCATGGCTGTACCTTACACACTTTTTGCAACAAGTGGTCAAAATGCTTTCAGCATCTGTTCTCAGGAAGGTTTGTTACCATCTCAGTTTCTGCATGGGGCTGGTGGAttggcagctgtgccagtgacCCTTGGTAGGTAGTGAAAGCTCTGTGTCCAAATACTTGCTGAGACACTTAACTAGGCACAGTATTGTCTGGGTGGTTGAGTTACTTGTTAAAATTGAATTGCTGGTGAACCCCAGGACAGCAAATCTGTGCAGTGTTTTCTCCATTGTAGATGATAAGAGAGAGCTGGTGCCCTGCTCACAACTGCTTACTCAACATGCAGGAGCCAAACCAGTGTGTGGTACAGAGACTGAGCAGGGGAAACAAGTGTTGTGGTagcagcctgcagctcccagtgccagtgGGCAATGGAGGAATGTTACTGATGTTAACCAGTATCTCAAAACTAACACCATGAAATTAGTACTTAGCATCACAAAAATCTTGGTACAGCAGAGtagaaaattcagtttctgaagACAGTGGTCTCTTGCCTTTCTGTTCAGTATTGCCTAGAATATTGCCTAGAACAGAATAAATCAGATGAATTTTGTCTGTAGTCCAGGAGCACAAGGTTGCAGCAAGATCCACAGCACCTCATCCCGGATACATTTTTCACACAAATCCACTTGGCATGGCATTGCAGCCTGCCTGCCATATGGGCAATGTCCACTCCAGTCCTCAATGGGGAGAagtgtcagagctgctgccaccagcccgTGTGTGCAGCAGAGTGTGCTGGGGTGCCCgaggtgctgctgagcactgcctgctcctgctgtgatCCCTCCCACTGCTGGCTTCCACAGCTTGGATATGGGAGTAccagcagcttttaaaagatGAGGTGGACTTGCTTGTTCTACCAAAATTGTTGAACAGAAATTCATATCCCCAGAGAGCTTTTAGGCATGTAGATGCTATTATttgttgaattattttttctccaagCTCCAAAATGGGGAAATTCTGCTGTGATAAGTGATTGGAATTTCCTTGGTACATTGTTCAAACTGTGACTGCTGGGCAGAGttgtaattttctatttctgtatgTCAGACAGCAATTGTGGCTTGTGCTAAGTTAGTATTATCATGCATATGGCTActccttccctgggctctgggcaggggaTCATGGGGTGCAGCGCAGTGGGGAGACCAAGGGGCAGATGGGGCACTCCAGGGCCCCTCTCCAGCTTGTGGCTGAGGCTGCACTTGGTAGCAGTGTTaccctcctcaccctcactTATGGTGTGGGTGTGCAGGAACATGGAAAGGTGAAAATTCAATGTTGAACTGCCTTCTAAGCTGtggttttaatgttttctttgtgctgtgttCAGTCTGTCTAAGATCTCTTCTCCTTTATtctccctttaatttttttttgcctctcttgCAGAATTTTCTATTCCTCCACCACTACTATGCATTTACTTCCTCATactttttgtggtttggttttggattttttttcccaccccttcatttctttgcttttacagCTACATCCTTCACTTCACCTTCACCAACTCACctatttgttttctcctctcttttcctgtgtaactaattttttttccctgcagccaAATTACTGTGTCTCAGCatgcagagcctggcagggagcagtggAAGGAGGTGGGCTCAGCTCTGACCAGGATGCTCACAGTGCTTGTGGGTTGTAGGCAGTGGCGTGCGTCCTACACCAGCTGTGGGTTTCCCACCCAGGACATGTTTAAATTATGTCATACCTGTCTTATTAATAAGCACTGCAGAGTCAGCTGTAGGGTGGCTGGAGACTCGTCTCTTTGGATCATGTTATGGCAGCGGTGGAAGTGAACCACCTGATATCTTCTCCTCCAGTACAGGAGAGAGATGAACAGAGGAAGTGTGTTCAAGCACCagttctctgcttttaaatgcTCCAGAGCTCTTGTTTATTTATCAGCATGGATAAATCACTGTTGTGATGACCTTTTCCCACGTGTGTTTGAGTTGATGCTGTCAGCAGCTCAGATTCTTGCTCCCTGCAGTCATctgagagctgctctgcctcctgctcagGGCTTGGCAGAAGAGCTGTAGCAGATACAATCTTGCTGCTATCATTAGCATTTTGTCCActcctgcttttctcatttttgcgTAGATTTTTGACAAACTCAGTAATCTTGTAAGATGTTAAACACTCCAGAATCCTAGAAGCTTGAAGtcagatttgtttttcattttattgtctCCTATATTTCTAGGTGCCTTTGTTGTCTGCTGGACCCCTGGCCTGGTCGTCTTACTGCTTGATGGCCTGAACTGTACTGACTGTGGGATTCAGAATGTTAAAAGGTGGTTTCTTCTCCTGGCCCTGTTGAACTCTGTCATGAATCCAATAATTTATTCATACAAAGATGATGAGATGTGGGCTACCATGAAAAGGATGAtttgctgctcctctgaggaTAAGAGCCAGGAGAGACGCTCATCTCGGATCCCCTCAACAGTTCTCTGCAGGAGCACGGATATCTCGGGCCACTACCTTGAAGATGGCATTATTCAAGGGACAATTTGTGGAAAAGGAGATCTTGGTGACAAAGGAAACTCCTGAGCTATGCAAGGGACTGACttggctggaaaagcagagggggaagggagaggttTTGTAAGAGGAGATTGACTGGCAAAGCTAGTAAACAATATATCCACTTTGTTCCAGAGCCTCAACTCCAGTGTTAACAAAAGTTCTTATAAATAATTGCCTGATGGAAAAACACTTTGTAATGAAGAAAACTTTCTGTGCTGCCatcctttttgtctttcaagTACATGAAATTGTTTCTTCATGTGAATGGAATAAATACCTCTCAGAGACTTCTTGTGCATGGAAACAAAATGTAAGCAATATGGAGAGACCCTCCTTAAGCtcctgcagagagaagaaacCTGCCTGACTCTGCAGGTTTGGCATTCATTGAGTATTTATGCTTTGATTAGTTTCTGTGCATCTTGAGGAGGATGACAGGCTTGGTTGGACAGAGTTGTGACctgttttcttggtttgtgAAGTTCATGAAACAGTTCATGCTTacctcttctcttcctccttatcttgctttcaaaataaGGTAGTTTGATAGTTTACTAAAACTATGCCAGAAACCTGGCTGTGATGAGAGACCCAGACCAGGCATCAGTGTGTGTGGGTTTGTCTGACCATGGATTGTCAGGATCTGAGAGTACAGAAAGCACAAAAGCCATTATTTCTTCCATAGTGGGGTGAATGCTTCCAGAAAAGACAATGcactctctgctgctgttgtgtaGGCAGGCATTGAGGGTGGATTAACAGAAAAGctcatttcttccttccc carries:
- the LPAR3 gene encoding lysophosphatidic acid receptor 3: MNECYYDKRMDFFYNRTKTDTADEWTGPQLIGVLCFGTFFCLFIFISNSLVIAAVVKNKRFHFPFYYLLANLAAADFFAGIAYVFLMFNTGPVSKTLTVNRWFLRQGLLDTSLTASLVNLLVIAVERHMSIMRMKIHSNLTKKRVTFLITSIWAIAIFMGAVPTLGWNCLCDITVCSSLAPIYSRSYLVFWSVLNLVVFFIMVVVYIRIYMYVQRKTNVLSSHTSGSISRRRTPVKLMKTVMTVLGAFVVCWTPGLVVLLLDGLNCTDCGIQNVKRWFLLLALLNSVMNPIIYSYKDDEMWATMKRMICCSSEDKSQERRSSRIPSTVLCRSTDISGHYLEDGIIQGTICGKGDLGDKGNS